The following proteins are encoded in a genomic region of Dyadobacter sp. UC 10:
- the cobA gene encoding uroporphyrinogen-III C-methyltransferase, which yields MKLTLIGAGPGDPDLITLKGIKALQKAKVVLYDSLAHPALLDYCPEDCVKILVGKRFGKTSCGQDEINDLIVEKARQYGEVVRLKGGDSFIFGRGYEEVIFAAGFGIEYEVIPGISSSYAVPALAGIPLTSRGISESFWVITGTTRAHQLSRDLHLAAQSSATVVILMGLHKLEEIVLMYSELDKMDEPIAIIQNGTLENQKVVTGKISNILPLSKVSDIGSPAIMIIGKVSALPDLSLQKVTEIMQGNSVAGLGD from the coding sequence ATGAAACTCACATTAATCGGTGCAGGGCCCGGCGATCCGGACCTGATCACCTTAAAGGGCATCAAGGCTTTACAGAAGGCTAAAGTTGTGCTTTACGATTCCCTTGCCCACCCCGCTCTACTGGACTATTGCCCTGAGGATTGCGTTAAAATTCTTGTTGGCAAACGCTTTGGAAAAACCAGTTGCGGACAGGATGAAATCAACGATCTGATCGTCGAAAAAGCCAGACAATATGGCGAAGTGGTGCGTTTGAAAGGCGGCGATTCATTTATATTCGGTCGCGGCTATGAAGAGGTGATTTTCGCTGCCGGTTTCGGCATTGAATATGAGGTTATCCCCGGCATTTCCAGCAGTTACGCAGTGCCCGCTCTTGCAGGAATCCCCCTCACTTCCAGAGGAATAAGCGAAAGTTTTTGGGTAATTACCGGCACTACGAGAGCGCACCAACTCTCCAGAGACCTGCACCTCGCGGCACAGTCTTCTGCCACGGTCGTCATTCTGATGGGCTTGCATAAGCTGGAAGAAATTGTTTTAATGTATTCAGAGCTCGATAAGATGGACGAGCCTATCGCCATTATTCAAAACGGTACGCTCGAAAATCAAAAGGTGGTAACGGGAAAGATCAGCAATATTCTGCCGCTCTCGAAAGTGAGCGACATTGGCTCTCCCGCTATTATGATAATTGGAAAAGTTTCGGCACTACCGGATCTTTCACTTCAAAAAGTAACGGAGATCATGCAGGGAAATTCTGTTGCGGGGCTGGGAGATTAA
- a CDS encoding HEPN domain-containing protein: MSEIIISDKVSAVAKRDIVDLNQKINAFNTGATPEEVFRKFRLTRGVYGQRQPGVQMIRIKLPYGRITADQLVRIADTSDKFATGNLHATTRQDIQLHFVKLSDSPQLWADLEDAGITLKEACGNTIRNVTASSIAGIDPDEPFDVTPITHSIFTYFLRNPINQDMGRKFKIAVSSSEKDTALAFIHDVGLIAKMGVNAAGETVKGYKVLIGGGLGAQPFSAQTAFEFLEEKDVIPFIEALLRVFDRYGERVRRHKARMKFLLNDLGLEEMLAKVEEERTAVKNKVFEIPDDLFGTKEVESVIYADRASLSEADILKIAAESIDSDKLDTFTKWLRTNTFEQKQKGWHAVQLRVLLGDMHSDIARSLANVVHQYAADDIRVTVNQGYLLRFVKGEDLVAIYHELAKLGLAAPGFDSTMDITTCPGTDTCNLAISSSYGITRVLEDVMRDEFPEMIYNQDIKIKISGCMNGCGQHNACNIGFHGSSIKNGKLVLPALQVLLGGGFSGDGVGLIGDKVIKVPTKRGPEVLRTLFNDFEANAYDGEYYNQYYQRQTKNYFFQLLKPLADLSTVQDDDYRDWDHDELFKTEIGVGECASVMIDLVATTITEGQEKLNLAKENFESGVWADAIYHAYNVLITGAKGLLMTKDVNTNTQYGIVNDFETHFGQDFEYETPAEFLLPEKAETPFKSLVFSINKFEPTEAFATYFIGTAGKFLDFVRNTRETQLAETGEPALQELSFGKDS, translated from the coding sequence ATGAGCGAAATAATCATTTCTGACAAAGTATCCGCCGTTGCAAAGCGTGATATCGTTGATTTAAATCAAAAAATCAATGCATTTAATACGGGCGCGACGCCGGAGGAAGTCTTCCGGAAATTCCGTCTGACACGTGGCGTTTACGGTCAGCGCCAGCCGGGAGTGCAGATGATCCGTATCAAATTACCTTACGGACGCATTACAGCCGACCAGCTTGTGCGCATTGCTGATACTTCCGACAAATTCGCTACCGGAAACCTGCACGCTACGACACGTCAGGATATTCAGTTGCACTTTGTAAAACTTTCCGACTCGCCACAATTGTGGGCTGACCTGGAAGATGCGGGAATCACGCTGAAAGAAGCTTGCGGAAATACGATTCGTAACGTAACAGCGTCGTCTATCGCAGGTATTGATCCTGATGAACCTTTCGACGTGACACCGATCACGCATTCAATATTCACTTATTTCCTTCGCAATCCGATCAATCAGGATATGGGACGGAAATTCAAAATTGCGGTCTCGTCTTCCGAAAAAGACACTGCGCTCGCATTTATCCACGATGTGGGCCTGATCGCGAAAATGGGCGTGAATGCAGCAGGAGAGACTGTAAAAGGGTATAAAGTGTTGATTGGCGGCGGCTTAGGCGCGCAGCCTTTCTCGGCACAAACTGCATTTGAATTCCTTGAAGAAAAGGATGTAATACCATTTATAGAAGCATTATTACGTGTTTTTGATCGCTACGGAGAGCGGGTTCGCCGCCACAAAGCGCGGATGAAATTTCTTTTGAACGATCTTGGTCTGGAAGAAATGCTGGCGAAAGTGGAGGAAGAGCGTACTGCGGTTAAAAACAAGGTATTCGAAATTCCTGACGACCTGTTTGGTACGAAAGAAGTTGAATCCGTAATCTACGCCGATCGCGCCTCATTGAGTGAGGCGGACATTTTAAAGATTGCAGCTGAAAGCATTGATTCAGATAAGCTTGATACTTTCACAAAATGGCTGAGAACCAACACTTTCGAACAAAAACAAAAAGGCTGGCACGCAGTTCAGCTTCGCGTTTTATTGGGTGATATGCACTCGGATATTGCCCGCAGTCTGGCAAATGTGGTGCACCAATATGCGGCGGATGATATCCGCGTAACCGTAAATCAGGGTTACCTGCTCCGTTTTGTAAAAGGGGAAGACCTGGTTGCTATTTATCACGAACTTGCCAAACTTGGATTGGCTGCTCCCGGATTTGACAGCACGATGGACATTACGACCTGTCCGGGAACGGATACTTGTAACCTGGCGATTTCTAGCAGCTACGGAATCACCCGCGTACTTGAAGATGTAATGCGCGACGAATTTCCGGAAATGATTTACAATCAGGATATTAAGATCAAAATAAGCGGCTGCATGAACGGTTGCGGACAACATAATGCTTGTAATATCGGTTTCCACGGCAGCTCTATCAAGAACGGCAAACTGGTTCTTCCTGCGTTGCAGGTCCTGCTGGGCGGTGGTTTTTCAGGCGATGGTGTCGGTTTGATCGGGGACAAAGTAATTAAAGTACCGACCAAGCGCGGACCGGAAGTATTGCGTACGCTTTTCAATGATTTTGAGGCCAATGCATATGATGGCGAGTATTATAACCAATACTACCAGCGCCAGACTAAAAACTATTTCTTTCAACTATTGAAACCCCTCGCCGACTTGTCAACCGTGCAGGACGACGATTACCGCGACTGGGACCACGACGAACTGTTCAAAACCGAGATCGGTGTGGGCGAATGTGCAAGTGTGATGATCGATCTTGTCGCTACCACGATTACGGAAGGTCAGGAGAAATTGAATCTTGCCAAAGAAAATTTCGAATCGGGCGTTTGGGCGGATGCAATTTATCACGCTTATAATGTTTTGATTACCGGTGCGAAAGGTCTGCTGATGACCAAAGATGTCAATACCAACACACAATATGGTATTGTCAACGATTTTGAAACACATTTCGGACAGGATTTTGAATATGAGACCCCTGCGGAATTCCTGCTCCCTGAAAAAGCCGAAACACCTTTTAAATCGCTGGTTTTCAGTATTAATAAATTTGAACCAACCGAAGCATTTGCTACCTACTTCATAGGTACGGCAGGTAAGTTTCTTGATTTTGTCCGCAACACACGCGAGACACAATTAGCGGAAACTGGAGAACCAGCATTGCAGGAGCTCTCATTCGGAAAAGATAGTTAG
- a CDS encoding sulfate adenylyltransferase subunit 1, giving the protein MDLLRFITAGSVDDGKSTLIGRLLFDTKNILADQMEAIERASKSRNTGEIDLALLTDGLRSEREQGITIDVAYKYFQTPNRKFISIDAPGHIQYTRNMVTGASNADLAIILVDARHGVVEQTRRHSLIASMLGIPHVIVAINKMDLVGNSEDAFLQIAKSYQELAQKLNIKDLTIIPVSALNGDNIVERSANMSWYTGETLLSVLENVNVLKDQNLEDGRFAVQYVIRPQTDELHDYRGYAGRVQSGSFKKGDLIKVLPSEQESKIAKIEFGGNEIEEASVLESVTILLEDDIDISRGDTIVSLNNSPIVSQDIEALVCWMDDRKTLKAGNKYVLQHGTARSRCSVRDIEYQIDINSYERLDEVESLKLNDVARIVLRTAQPIAYDPYQKNRANGAAILIDETSNVTVGACMIE; this is encoded by the coding sequence GTGGATTTACTAAGATTTATAACAGCAGGTTCGGTTGACGACGGAAAAAGTACTTTGATCGGTCGCTTGCTTTTTGACACAAAAAATATCCTGGCCGACCAGATGGAGGCCATCGAAAGAGCCAGCAAAAGCCGTAATACGGGAGAGATTGACCTTGCATTGCTAACCGACGGCTTACGTTCGGAGCGCGAGCAGGGAATTACGATTGATGTGGCCTATAAATATTTCCAGACACCAAACCGCAAATTCATCAGTATTGATGCACCAGGGCATATTCAGTATACCAGAAATATGGTTACCGGCGCTTCTAATGCAGATCTGGCAATCATTCTGGTAGATGCGCGCCATGGTGTGGTTGAACAAACACGCAGGCACTCATTGATCGCTTCCATGCTTGGAATACCTCATGTGATTGTGGCAATCAATAAAATGGACCTGGTCGGCAACTCGGAGGATGCTTTTCTTCAGATCGCTAAATCATACCAGGAACTTGCGCAGAAACTGAATATCAAAGACCTGACGATCATTCCGGTAAGTGCATTGAACGGGGACAACATTGTTGAGAGATCGGCGAATATGAGCTGGTACACCGGCGAAACGCTGCTTTCTGTTTTGGAAAATGTGAACGTACTGAAAGATCAGAACCTGGAAGACGGACGTTTTGCGGTGCAATATGTGATACGCCCTCAAACTGACGAGTTGCACGACTACCGCGGCTATGCGGGAAGGGTACAAAGCGGCAGCTTCAAAAAAGGCGACCTGATCAAAGTATTGCCTTCGGAACAGGAATCTAAAATCGCTAAAATAGAATTTGGCGGAAACGAAATAGAGGAAGCCTCTGTTTTAGAATCTGTAACGATATTGTTGGAAGATGATATCGATATCAGCCGCGGAGATACGATTGTTTCTTTGAATAATTCCCCGATCGTAAGCCAGGACATTGAAGCGCTGGTTTGCTGGATGGATGATAGAAAAACGCTGAAAGCAGGCAATAAATACGTGCTACAACACGGTACCGCGAGGTCGCGTTGTTCAGTCCGGGATATTGAATATCAGATCGATATCAATTCATATGAAAGATTGGATGAAGTGGAGAGCCTGAAACTTAACGACGTGGCCAGGATCGTTCTCAGAACGGCCCAGCCAATTGCATACGATCCCTATCAGAAAAACCGCGCAAACGGCGCAGCAATCCTGATCGACGAAACTTCGAATGTTACTGTGGGCGCCTGCATGATTGAGTAA
- the cysD gene encoding sulfate adenylyltransferase subunit CysD, with protein sequence MSISVNEASVGAEKKAPDYLDQLEAEAIYIMREVAGQFERPALLFSGGKDSITLVHLARKAFAPGKIPFPLVHVDTGHNFIEAIEYRDKLAEQIGAKLVVRYVEDTIKAKGLKEQTGKNASRNWLQTFTLLDTIEEFEFDACIGGARRDEEKARAKERIFSFRDEFGQWDPKRQRPELWNLFNGRIQKGENVRVFPISNWTELDVWAYLKREGIELPSIYFAHERELILRDGKLLNHTPVIESDPEDQIVTRQVRFRTVGDMTCTAAVESSAATLDEVIAEITISRISERGETRIDDQQTEAAMEDRKKGGYF encoded by the coding sequence ATGTCAATTTCAGTCAATGAGGCTTCGGTAGGTGCGGAAAAGAAAGCTCCGGATTATCTGGATCAGCTTGAAGCAGAAGCCATTTACATTATGCGCGAGGTAGCGGGACAGTTTGAGCGTCCGGCTTTGCTGTTTTCCGGTGGGAAGGATTCAATTACGCTGGTACATCTGGCGAGAAAGGCGTTTGCACCCGGCAAAATCCCTTTTCCGCTCGTACATGTGGATACAGGGCATAATTTTATCGAAGCAATCGAATACCGCGACAAGCTTGCCGAGCAAATCGGCGCAAAACTTGTGGTGAGATATGTGGAAGACACGATCAAAGCCAAAGGGCTGAAAGAGCAAACCGGCAAAAATGCAAGTCGTAACTGGCTGCAAACCTTCACCTTGCTGGATACTATCGAAGAATTTGAATTTGACGCATGCATTGGCGGCGCCCGCCGCGACGAAGAAAAGGCGCGTGCAAAAGAGCGTATCTTTTCGTTCCGCGACGAATTTGGTCAGTGGGACCCGAAACGCCAGCGGCCGGAGCTTTGGAATTTGTTTAACGGACGAATTCAAAAAGGCGAAAACGTACGCGTTTTCCCAATCTCTAACTGGACTGAACTGGACGTTTGGGCTTACCTGAAAAGAGAGGGTATCGAATTGCCTTCCATCTATTTCGCCCACGAAAGAGAGCTGATTTTGCGTGATGGAAAATTGCTGAACCATACTCCCGTGATTGAAAGTGACCCTGAGGATCAGATTGTGACGCGCCAGGTCCGTTTCAGAACTGTGGGCGATATGACCTGTACTGCGGCTGTTGAGTCGAGTGCAGCTACTTTAGACGAAGTGATAGCCGAAATCACGATTTCAAGGATCAGCGAACGCGGCGAAACCCGCATCGACGACCAGCAGACAGAAGCTGCGATGGAAGATCGTAAAAAGGGGGGGTATTTTTGA
- a CDS encoding phosphoadenylyl-sulfate reductase, translating to MNEAIISSLNAAIEGKNETESLAILADLFPGEVVFSTSLGYEDQVISDLILKNNLNVSIFTLDTGRLFSETYMTLQKTNNRYDTKIKVYYPQTQAVEELVSTKGPLSFYDSVENRKECCFIRKVEPLNRALNGAKIWVTGIRAKQSGNRHDMPRLEWDEAHQLVKFHPILHWSFEEVKTYVKSNGIPYNPLHDKGFVSIGCAPCTRAIQEGEDFRAGRWWWEDESKKECGLHAK from the coding sequence ATGAACGAAGCAATAATTTCATCTTTAAACGCCGCTATCGAAGGCAAAAACGAAACCGAATCACTCGCGATTCTGGCTGACCTTTTTCCTGGCGAAGTAGTGTTTTCAACCAGCCTGGGATACGAAGATCAGGTTATTTCAGACCTCATTTTAAAGAATAACCTGAACGTGAGTATTTTCACGCTGGACACTGGCCGGCTTTTCAGCGAGACTTATATGACGCTGCAAAAGACAAACAACCGGTACGACACCAAGATCAAAGTTTACTATCCGCAAACGCAGGCCGTAGAAGAACTTGTGAGCACCAAGGGCCCGCTTAGTTTTTACGATTCAGTTGAAAACAGAAAAGAATGCTGCTTCATCCGCAAAGTCGAGCCTTTGAACCGTGCATTGAATGGTGCGAAAATATGGGTAACGGGCATTCGCGCTAAGCAGTCCGGCAACCGCCACGATATGCCAAGATTGGAATGGGACGAAGCGCACCAGCTGGTGAAATTCCACCCTATTTTGCACTGGTCTTTTGAAGAAGTGAAAACTTATGTTAAGTCCAACGGTATTCCTTACAATCCATTACACGATAAAGGATTTGTAAGCATAGGCTGCGCTCCCTGTACACGGGCGATCCAGGAAGGCGAAGATTTCCGTGCCGGCCGCTGGTGGTGGGAAGATGAATCGAAGAAAGAATGCGGGTTGCATGCGAAATAG
- a CDS encoding PIN domain-containing protein translates to MIGELRSLAIQNGWGNLKIAKLEKLITQFIPLFDLTDDIVNRYAEIDAFSQGRLSDKKLDCSARNMGKNDLWIAAVASTLNATLITTDGDFDHLNNRFLNVARFDLI, encoded by the coding sequence ATAATAGGTGAATTGCGATCTCTTGCTATTCAGAATGGCTGGGGAAACCTGAAAATTGCTAAACTGGAAAAATTAATTACGCAATTTATTCCACTTTTTGACTTGACTGATGACATCGTAAATCGTTATGCCGAAATCGACGCATTCAGTCAGGGAAGGTTATCGGATAAAAAGCTGGATTGTTCAGCGAGAAATATGGGAAAAAATGATCTTTGGATTGCGGCGGTGGCGAGTACGCTAAACGCGACGCTGATTACCACCGACGGTGATTTCGATCATTTGAACAACCGGTTTCTCAATGTTGCCCGATTTGATTTGATATAA
- a CDS encoding UPF0175 family protein, which translates to MHTVTIEIPDELSNKEVSLSIARQLYEKDLVSAEQAAKLAGMEEKEFIANELQKDRAESWSKIKYRTAEEALQEQIKRQGYTGLNKKEMDRLRDELDIQEPLELLLSQLTK; encoded by the coding sequence ATGCACACTGTAACAATTGAAATACCGGATGAATTGAGCAATAAGGAAGTCTCGCTTTCTATTGCCAGGCAACTGTATGAAAAAGACCTGGTATCTGCCGAGCAGGCTGCAAAATTGGCCGGTATGGAGGAGAAAGAATTTATTGCAAACGAGTTGCAGAAAGATCGGGCCGAATCCTGGTCTAAGATTAAATACAGGACTGCGGAGGAAGCTTTGCAAGAGCAGATCAAGAGACAAGGCTATACCGGTTTGAATAAAAAAGAAATGGATCGATTGAGGGACGAACTGGACATTCAGGAGCCACTTGAGCTACTCCTCTCGCAATTGACGAAATGA
- a CDS encoding trans-sulfuration enzyme family protein, with amino-acid sequence MKKQTKAIRTQTSKTKYREHSTPLFLTSSFTFESAEQGKALFEETEAGNIYSRFSNPSVQEFVDKVCILEDCEDGVATATGMAAVFASMAALLKTGDHIVACRALFGSAHQVITQILSKWGITHTYLDADASEADWEAAVQPNTRMIYLETPSNPGLDLVDLAMIGRICKKHNIIFNVDNCFASPALQTPADYGADLVLHSATKFMDGQGRVLGGVVVGKKEYIKELRFFCRQTGPSMSPFNAWVLSKSLETLNLRMEKHASNALQLAQALEKHPDVKQVKYPFLASHPQHELAKQQMKAGGAVVTIELEGGFERVAAFMDALEIASLSSNLGDTRTIVTNPNTTTHAKLKPEEKKALGITEGLIRISVGLEDIEDLIEDFTHAVEVSVKSDILE; translated from the coding sequence ATGAAAAAACAAACCAAAGCAATACGGACCCAAACGAGCAAAACAAAGTATCGTGAGCATTCCACACCCCTGTTTCTGACCAGCAGCTTTACATTCGAGAGCGCTGAGCAAGGGAAGGCGCTTTTCGAAGAAACTGAGGCCGGAAATATATACAGCCGGTTTTCCAATCCGAGTGTACAGGAATTTGTAGACAAAGTCTGCATTCTTGAAGACTGCGAAGATGGTGTGGCTACTGCTACCGGAATGGCGGCGGTATTTGCGAGTATGGCGGCTTTGTTGAAAACGGGCGACCACATCGTGGCTTGTCGCGCATTGTTTGGTTCTGCGCATCAGGTTATTACTCAGATTTTGAGCAAATGGGGTATTACCCACACTTACCTGGACGCCGATGCATCGGAGGCGGATTGGGAAGCGGCGGTTCAGCCTAATACCCGGATGATTTACCTGGAAACGCCTTCTAATCCGGGCCTCGACCTCGTTGATCTTGCGATGATCGGGCGCATTTGCAAAAAACACAATATCATTTTTAATGTAGATAATTGCTTTGCATCACCCGCATTGCAAACTCCTGCCGACTATGGCGCGGATTTGGTTTTGCATTCAGCAACCAAGTTCATGGATGGTCAGGGACGTGTTTTGGGCGGTGTAGTTGTCGGTAAAAAAGAATATATCAAAGAGTTACGATTTTTCTGTCGCCAGACGGGACCATCTATGTCTCCGTTCAATGCGTGGGTTTTGAGCAAAAGTCTTGAAACCCTGAACCTCAGGATGGAAAAGCACGCGTCGAATGCATTACAGCTCGCGCAAGCCCTGGAAAAGCATCCTGACGTGAAACAGGTTAAGTATCCATTTCTGGCCTCTCACCCACAACACGAGCTGGCAAAACAGCAGATGAAAGCAGGCGGGGCAGTCGTGACGATTGAGCTGGAAGGCGGCTTTGAAAGAGTAGCTGCTTTTATGGATGCATTGGAAATCGCATCACTGTCGTCGAACCTGGGAGATACACGTACTATTGTGACCAATCCGAATACCACAACCCACGCAAAACTGAAGCCCGAGGAGAAAAAAGCGCTGGGTATTACCGAAGGTTTGATCCGAATTTCAGTGGGATTGGAAGACATCGAAGACCTCATCGAGGATTTCACGCACGCCGTGGAAGTGTCGGTGAAAAGTGATATATTGGAGTAG
- a CDS encoding TSUP family transporter: protein MSSANDWESLHVAYIASGNPDEDRRLAALAREKGQVVYLRDLPEESDVRFNSTATIPAAISENRASKNHTKTPLTWETIQQKVWAATIRKRSRTEVAVNIFSAIALMIVGHLIFTFFTYDRLTILWNELELNENFFYYVLGGFVAQMIDGALGMAYGVTAATFLLTLGVPPSAVSASVHSSEIFTSGVSGYMHLKFGNVNSKLFKKILFPGVLGAITGAYLLSSLEQYIYIIKPLVAVYTLILGILIIQKALKKRVEKKPIRKIGWLAMAGGTLDSIGGGGWGPIVTSTLIARGRHPKYTIGSVNLAEFFVSLASSITFISIIGFSHWQVVLGLILGGMVAAPIAANLSRRLPIKTMMIMVGTIVVIVSIRIIYMVLTDL from the coding sequence ATGAGCTCAGCAAACGACTGGGAATCTCTTCACGTAGCGTACATTGCTAGCGGAAATCCGGACGAAGACAGGCGACTGGCAGCGCTGGCCAGGGAAAAGGGACAGGTAGTTTATCTTCGCGACTTACCGGAAGAATCTGATGTCCGGTTCAACAGTACTGCCACAATTCCCGCAGCAATTTCTGAAAACAGAGCTTCGAAAAATCATACAAAGACACCGCTTACCTGGGAAACCATCCAGCAGAAAGTATGGGCTGCCACGATCAGGAAAAGAAGCCGGACGGAAGTAGCCGTTAATATTTTTTCTGCCATTGCGCTGATGATCGTCGGTCACCTGATCTTCACATTCTTCACCTACGACCGTCTCACGATCCTCTGGAACGAGCTCGAACTGAATGAAAATTTCTTCTACTATGTTTTGGGCGGCTTTGTGGCCCAGATGATCGACGGGGCCCTGGGTATGGCTTATGGGGTTACAGCAGCCACTTTTTTGCTCACCCTGGGTGTGCCTCCATCTGCCGTTAGCGCGAGTGTGCATAGTTCTGAGATATTCACAAGTGGTGTTTCGGGATACATGCACCTGAAATTCGGAAATGTCAACAGCAAGCTTTTCAAGAAGATTTTGTTCCCCGGTGTGCTGGGCGCAATTACCGGCGCTTATTTGTTGTCTTCCCTTGAACAATATATTTATATTATTAAACCATTAGTCGCCGTATATACGCTAATCCTGGGAATTCTTATCATACAGAAAGCGTTAAAAAAGCGGGTTGAGAAAAAGCCGATCCGGAAAATCGGCTGGCTTGCAATGGCAGGTGGGACGCTTGATTCGATAGGAGGCGGTGGCTGGGGGCCGATTGTAACTTCCACGCTGATCGCCCGGGGACGTCACCCGAAATATACCATTGGCTCGGTAAACCTGGCTGAATTTTTTGTGTCGCTGGCGAGCTCGATCACCTTTATCAGTATCATCGGATTTTCGCACTGGCAGGTAGTTTTGGGATTGATTTTGGGAGGAATGGTAGCCGCCCCTATCGCCGCAAACCTCTCACGCCGCCTGCCGATTAAAACGATGATGATCATGGTCGGAACAATCGTCGTTATTGTGAGCATCAGGATTATTTATATGGTTTTGACGGACTTGTAG